Part of the Mycolicibacterium mageritense genome is shown below.
GATGACGGCATCGGGTTCGACCCCACAGCAGGCGCCGTCAGTGCGGAACCAGGAGGCTACGGCATGCTGTCGATGGCCGAACGGGTTGAGATCGTGGGTGGTCGACTGTCGGTCCGGTCGCGACCGGGTACGGGCACCACAGTGTGTGCGGTGGTACCGCTCGTTGCCCCCGAGGGCGCTCAGGCGGACTGAAGTTCACCCCGCAACCGGACGGCGGCGGCGTTGGCGGCGACGTGCGTGGCGAGTGCGGACTGTCCGTCGCGGACGAGAGATTCGTCGCCGTGCCAGGCGGCCAGCGCGGGCGACACCAATGCGCGCCCGAACGAGAAGGTCAACGGCCACGGTGTCGGGTGCTGCTGGAGAGCCTCGAGGTTGGCGGTGGCTCGCTCCGGCGATTGTCCACCTGACAGGAACGCGACACCCGCGAGTTCGTTCGGCCAGGATCGCAGTATCGCGACGGTTGCCTCGGCTACCTGGTGTGGTGTCGCCTGCTCCGGGTGACCGGCGCCTTCGGTGACCATGTTGGGCTTCAGCACGATCCCGCTCAGATCGACGTTGAGCAGCGAGAGTTGTTGGCGGACCGCGGCGTGCACGGAGGCGGTGACTTCCGCACATCGTCCGATCGAGTGGGTTCCTTCCGTCAGCACCTCCGGCTCGACGATGGGAACAAGTCCGGCCTCCTGGCACGCTGCCGCGTATCGGGCCAGCGCGTTGGCGTTACTGGTGATCGCGCCCCAGGTCGGGCCGGCATCGGTGATGGTGTAGACCGCGCGCCACTTCGCGAAGGCTGCCCCGATCTCGGCGTAGCGAGCCAATCGCGCCGCCAGGTCGTCGAGGCCTTCGGTGATGGTCTCGCCGGGCAGTCCCGGGCACGGCTTGGCGCCGGTGTCGACCTTGATACCCGGGAGCATGCCGAGCTCGCGGACGCCTTGTGCGAACGGGCGCCCGTCAGAGAACACCTGGTTGAGGGTCTCGTCGCAAAAGATGATTCCCGAGACGCAGTCGGCCAGACCTGGTGTCGTGACCAACAGTTCGCGATAGTCACGACGACTCTGCGCAGTCGAGTTCACGCCGGCGTTCTTCAGCCGCGAGGACATCGTTGCGATGCTCTCGTCGGCCGCCAATATGCCCTTTCCTGGGCTGACCATTTGCGCCGCGATCTGTCTGCACGTGCTCATCGATTCTCCCTGTCTCTGGTCCACCGGACTCGTGCGGGACACGCTATGAGCAGGCTGAACAGGGTTGCCTCACCCAGGAGGTGGATTGGCGAGGGGATCAGAACACTTGACTGATTACTTCATTATCAGCACCCTATTCTCAATAGACATATTCACTATTCCGGTGGCAGCATTCGGCCCATGACAGATAGATGGAACGCGGGAGTCATCCCTTACGCAGAGATGGGCTACTGGCAGCCGGACTACGTGCCGAAGGACTCCGACGTGCTGTGCGCCTTTCGGATCACTCCTCAGGACGGAGTGCCGCCCGAGGAAGCCGGTGCGGCCGTCGCCGGCGAATCCAGCACCGCGACATGGACGGTGGTGTGGACCGACCGGCTCACCACCTTCGAGCACTATCAGGCCAAGTGTTACAGCGTCGAGGCCGTCCCCAACGCGCCCGGGCAATGGATCGCCCTCATCGCCTACGACCTCGACCTGTTCGAGGAAGGGTCGATCGCCAACCTCACCAGCTCGATCATCGGCAACGTGTTCGGGTTCAAACCGCTCAAGGCGTTGCGTCTGGAGGACATGCGGATACCGACGCATTACGTCAAGACCTTCCAGGGCCCCGCGCACGGCATCGTGATGGAGCGCGAGTACCTGGGCAAGTTCGGCCGGCCGCTGCTCGGTGCGACGACCAAGCCCAAGTTGGGCCTGTCAGCGCGGAACTACGGTCGTGTGGTTTACGAGGCACTGCGGGGTGGCCTCGACTTCACCAAAGACGATGAGAACATCAACTCGCAGCCGTTCATGCGTTGGCGCGACCGGTTCCTGTTCTGCATGGAAGCCGTGAACCGCGCCCAGGCCGCGACCGGTGAGATCAAGGGTCACTATCTCAATATCACGGCAGGCACGATGGAGGAGATGTACGAGCGGG
Proteins encoded:
- a CDS encoding form I ribulose bisphosphate carboxylase large subunit: MTDRWNAGVIPYAEMGYWQPDYVPKDSDVLCAFRITPQDGVPPEEAGAAVAGESSTATWTVVWTDRLTTFEHYQAKCYSVEAVPNAPGQWIALIAYDLDLFEEGSIANLTSSIIGNVFGFKPLKALRLEDMRIPTHYVKTFQGPAHGIVMEREYLGKFGRPLLGATTKPKLGLSARNYGRVVYEALRGGLDFTKDDENINSQPFMRWRDRFLFCMEAVNRAQAATGEIKGHYLNITAGTMEEMYERADFAAELGSVVVMIDLTIGYTAIQSMAKWARDNGVILHLHRAGHGTYTRQKTHGVSFRVISKWMRLAGVDHIHAGTVVGKLEGDPNTTAGFYDTLRLDSVKADPVKGLYFDQEWVSMPGVMPVASGGIHAGQMHQLIHYLGEDVVLQFGGGTIGHPMGIAAGAEANRVALEAMIKARNEGRDYYREGPDILKKAASKNRALDTALATWGDITFNYESTDTPDVVVTPTTV
- a CDS encoding class I fructose-bisphosphate aldolase; the protein is MSTCRQIAAQMVSPGKGILAADESIATMSSRLKNAGVNSTAQSRRDYRELLVTTPGLADCVSGIIFCDETLNQVFSDGRPFAQGVRELGMLPGIKVDTGAKPCPGLPGETITEGLDDLAARLARYAEIGAAFAKWRAVYTITDAGPTWGAITSNANALARYAAACQEAGLVPIVEPEVLTEGTHSIGRCAEVTASVHAAVRQQLSLLNVDLSGIVLKPNMVTEGAGHPEQATPHQVAEATVAILRSWPNELAGVAFLSGGQSPERATANLEALQQHPTPWPLTFSFGRALVSPALAAWHGDESLVRDGQSALATHVAANAAAVRLRGELQSA